Proteins from a genomic interval of Phlebotomus papatasi isolate M1 chromosome 3, Ppap_2.1, whole genome shotgun sequence:
- the LOC129807918 gene encoding ATP-dependent Clp protease proteolytic subunit, mitochondrial, with protein sequence MFRLQGLLAGGWNLVRGLQKRNLGLVPIVIEQTGRGERAYDIFSRLLKERIICVMGPIVDDVSSLVVAQLLFLQSEHSTKPIHMYINSPGGSVTAGLAIYDTMQYVKPPIATWCVGQACSMGSLLLAAGAPGMRHSLPHARIMIHQVSGGAQGQATDIQIQAEEIIKLKKLLTNIYVKHTKQSYDLLHGKMERDTFLTPEEAKDLGLIDSVLEHPPTATEKDAEEKGESS encoded by the exons ATGTTCAGGTTGCAGGGATTGTTAGCTGGAGGGTGG AACCTTGTCCGGGGATTGCAGAAGAGGAACCTGGGGCTAGTACCGATTGTCATTGAGCAGACTGGACGGGGAGAGAGGGCTTATGATATTTTTTCGAGGCTCCTGAAGGAGAGGATTATTTGTGTGATGGGGCCAATTGTGGATGATGTTAGTTCTTTGGTGGTAGCCCAATTGCTCTTCCTGCAGTCTGAGCACAGCACAAAGCCCATTCATATGTACATTAACTCTCCTGGGGGGAGTGTCACAGCTGGACTGGCCATTTATGATACCATGCAATATGTAAAGCCACCGATTGCGACTTGGTGCGTTGGTCAGGCTTGTTCAATGGGTTCTTTGTTGCTGGCAGCTGGAGCTCCGGGGATGCGTCATTCCCTGCCCCATGCCAGAATCATGATTCATCAGGTGTCAGGAGGGGCTCAGGGACAAGCCACGGACATTCAGATCCAGGCTGAGGAGATTATCAAACTGAAGAAGCTCCTGACCAACATTTACGTGAAGCACACGAAGCAGTCGTACGATCTGCTCCATGGGAAGATGGAGAGGGATACATTCCTGACTCCGGAGGAGGCAAAGGATCTGGGACTGATTGACAGTGTCCTGGAGCATCCTCCGACGGCCACAGAGAAAGACGCAGAGGAGAAAGGGGAATCGAGCTGA